From Streptomyces sp. NBC_00775, one genomic window encodes:
- a CDS encoding C40 family peptidase: MTVRKAWIVAIAAVGAGISFVMLLVVGVYMVAGNLANGIGGGSVGLAKGAVPAAYQTLVQKWGNLCGAINPALLAAQLYQESGFNPSAKSPAKAEGIAQFIPGTWATHGVDGDGDGDRDVWDPNDAIPSAASYDCQLASYVKDAPGNVTENMLAAYNAGAYAVIKYGGVPPYKETQNYVKTITTLEKSFAAPVTRVDPSKQAATAITYAQKKLGTPYLWGGNGTADQGGRFDCSGLTKAAYDSAGIQLPRVANDQYNAGPHPKRDELLPGDLVFFSDDLTNSRAIRHVGIYVGGGYMIDAPRTGAVIRFDPVDTPDYFGATRVTEDGAKALPTSV; the protein is encoded by the coding sequence TTGACGGTGCGTAAGGCATGGATCGTAGCGATCGCTGCCGTCGGGGCCGGGATCAGCTTCGTGATGCTGCTCGTCGTCGGCGTCTACATGGTCGCCGGGAACCTCGCCAACGGGATCGGCGGCGGGTCCGTCGGGCTCGCCAAGGGGGCTGTGCCCGCCGCGTACCAGACGCTCGTGCAGAAGTGGGGCAATCTGTGCGGCGCCATCAATCCGGCGCTGCTGGCCGCCCAGTTGTACCAGGAGAGCGGATTCAACCCGAGTGCCAAGAGTCCGGCGAAAGCGGAGGGAATAGCGCAGTTCATTCCGGGGACCTGGGCCACGCACGGAGTCGACGGCGACGGGGACGGCGACCGCGATGTCTGGGATCCGAATGACGCGATTCCGTCGGCCGCCTCGTACGACTGCCAGCTCGCCTCGTACGTGAAGGACGCGCCGGGGAACGTCACGGAGAACATGCTCGCCGCCTACAACGCGGGGGCCTACGCGGTCATCAAGTACGGGGGCGTGCCGCCGTACAAGGAGACCCAGAACTACGTGAAGACGATCACGACCCTGGAGAAGAGCTTCGCCGCGCCCGTTACCCGGGTGGATCCCTCGAAGCAGGCCGCGACGGCGATCACGTACGCGCAGAAGAAGCTCGGCACGCCCTATCTGTGGGGCGGCAACGGCACCGCTGACCAGGGCGGACGCTTCGACTGCTCGGGGCTGACGAAGGCCGCGTACGACAGTGCGGGGATACAGCTTCCCCGGGTCGCCAACGACCAGTACAACGCGGGGCCGCACCCCAAGCGGGACGAACTGCTGCCGGGGGACCTGGTCTTCTTCTCGGACGACCTCACCAACTCCCGGGCCATCCGGCACGTGGGGATCTATGTGGGCGGCGGGTACATGATCGACGCGCCCAGGACGGGGGCCGTCATCCGGTTCGACCCCGTCGACACCCCCGACTACTTCGGTGCCACCCGCGTGACCGAGGATGGCGCGAAAGCACTGCCCACGTCTGTGTGA
- a CDS encoding trypsin-like serine peptidase → MKRTIRPPGIRRHALLGAVVLLAAVTSSSVAAADAGPGPFAVTVRAATNDRTARVGALFHGSGGHFCTASVVHSAGRDLIVTAAHCVDGGGTLRFAPGYRDGKAPYGYWEVQGTFVPEGWTSEQDEDTDVAFAVLAEKDGKGVEDVVGGGNVFASGQATGSTAVTVTGYPSTLETPITCTNKPTVRSRTQQRIECPEFAGGTSGSPWVNGDGEVVGIIGGHQQGGDTDDVSFSVAFGAEEAALYRQAELASQ, encoded by the coding sequence ATGAAACGCACCATCCGTCCCCCAGGCATCCGTCGGCACGCCCTGCTCGGTGCCGTCGTGCTGCTGGCGGCCGTCACGTCCTCCTCCGTGGCGGCCGCGGATGCCGGTCCCGGACCGTTCGCGGTGACCGTGCGGGCCGCGACCAACGACCGGACCGCCCGCGTGGGCGCGCTGTTCCACGGGAGCGGCGGGCACTTCTGCACCGCCTCCGTCGTGCACAGCGCCGGGCGGGATCTCATCGTGACCGCCGCGCACTGCGTCGACGGGGGCGGGACCCTGCGCTTCGCGCCCGGGTATCGGGACGGGAAGGCGCCGTACGGGTACTGGGAGGTCCAGGGGACCTTCGTGCCCGAGGGGTGGACGAGCGAGCAGGACGAGGACACCGATGTCGCCTTCGCCGTCCTCGCGGAGAAGGACGGGAAGGGTGTCGAGGACGTCGTCGGGGGCGGGAACGTCTTTGCCTCCGGGCAGGCCACCGGGTCGACCGCCGTCACCGTCACCGGATACCCCAGCACCCTCGAAACGCCCATCACCTGCACCAACAAGCCCACCGTCCGCAGCCGTACGCAGCAGCGCATCGAGTGTCCCGAGTTCGCCGGGGGGACGAGTGGCAGCCCCTGGGTGAACGGTGACGGGGAAGTCGTGGGCATCATCGGCGGGCACCAGCAGGGCGGGGACACCGACGACGTCTCGTTCAGCGTCGCCTTCGGGGCCGAGGAAGCGGCGCTCTACCGTCAGGCCGAGCTCGCTTCACAGTGA
- a CDS encoding phosphatase PAP2 family protein, whose protein sequence is MAGLAESGSNPDVDLLYDINGLAKDAPHWFDRGMEFVGEYGLLLAMVLLVLWCWWTVRRRGAEDAASSVAALVWAPLAAGIAVLVNVPIRGFVERPRPFVDHQGLDVLVSGKTDYSFVSDHATLTMAMAVGLFVAHRKFGLVGIGLALLEGFCRVYMGVHYPTDVVGGFALGTAVALLLSPLAMALLTPVTKAVERSGRGGWLIRARVASGGRDALIPGARAERPEERDLAA, encoded by the coding sequence ATGGCTGGACTCGCCGAATCCGGTTCGAACCCCGACGTCGACCTGCTCTACGACATCAACGGCCTCGCCAAGGACGCGCCCCACTGGTTCGACCGGGGCATGGAGTTCGTGGGCGAGTACGGGCTGCTGCTCGCCATGGTTCTGCTGGTGCTGTGGTGCTGGTGGACCGTGCGGCGGCGGGGTGCTGAGGATGCCGCGTCCTCCGTGGCCGCGCTGGTGTGGGCGCCGTTGGCCGCCGGCATCGCGGTGCTTGTGAACGTGCCGATACGGGGTTTCGTGGAGCGACCGAGACCCTTCGTCGATCACCAAGGGCTGGACGTCCTGGTCTCCGGCAAGACCGACTACTCCTTCGTCAGCGATCACGCGACGCTCACCATGGCGATGGCTGTCGGGCTGTTCGTCGCGCATCGGAAGTTCGGGCTGGTCGGGATAGGGCTCGCGCTGCTCGAAGGGTTCTGCCGGGTCTACATGGGTGTGCACTACCCGACGGACGTCGTGGGTGGCTTCGCGCTCGGTACGGCGGTTGCTCTGCTGCTGTCTCCGCTTGCCATGGCTCTGCTGACACCTGTCACGAAGGCGGTGGAGCGGTCTGGGCGGGGTGGGTGGCTGATTCGGGCGCGGGTGGCTTCCGGTGGGCGGGATGCGTTGATTCCGGGGGCTCGGGCGGAGCGGCCTGAGGAACGGGATCTGGCCGCGTAG